ACGAATTCGTCGGCAGTGCCCTGCATCAATCCGCAATCGACCCAGGCTTCATCATGAAAGGCAGAACGATGGAGTTCAGGATCGAGCCTGTCCTGCCCCCGCATATAACGGCATACGGCATCGTAAATGTCGCGCCGTGCGGCAAGGTCGCGCACTTCGGCTTCCAGATCAAAACGCTTTGCCACGATGTCTCCTCTCCCTCCGAACAGGGGTATGTATATTCTGCGCTCGGGTAAAATCTGTGTCGGCGTGCCTGTCGGTTACTGCATGGGCCACCGATGCGCGGGCATGTTCAGGATTATCCCTGCCGCGCTTGACCAATCGCGATCCGGTCAAAAAATCCGGCCGGCGAAAGCCGACCGGAGGCAGGGAGAGAAATTCCGTTTTACAAGCCGCAGGCATAACACCACTGGATTGACCAGACCGATGCACCCACGACCGGATACAGTCGGAATAATAGGTAATTTATCCGGTCGCGATAATACGGGTAACTGATACTTTAATCAGGATTGGGGTGACGTTCCGCTTTACGATCCCGTTACTTTCACGCCAAACAGAATGACCTACCGCGCTGTGCGGAGCGGCGGCATGGCCAGAAACCGGTCGAGCGTCTGGTGCATGTGGCGAATGCGCACTTCCTGATAATTGGCCAGCGTCTCGCCCGCTTTGTGCGATGCGTAGAAACCTTCCTGCTGCGCCTGCATATTGCCCGTGTCCTGATCGAACACATGCCCAAGGGCTGCATCCATGCCGGGAACGGTCGTGAAGGATTCGTCCACACCAAGATGGTGCCGTTCCGCGGGAAACGGGCGTTCGCCGCCCTTGGGCAACGACGGAAGCAGGAGAAGATCAAACACCGACTTGTTCGGATCGCGCCCCAACGGACGAAAACGATACATCACCGGAAAGGACAGGGCGAGGAAGAAGAACCCGTTGGGAAACACGAAGTACTGCAATGTATCGATAACTTCCGAAGTACTCAGGCCATCCACATCGGCCGCAACATTATCGCGCAGGGCATCCTTGAAAAACCGCGCCATGACATGACGGGCCGTATCGCCTTCAGGCACTTCCAGCCGCCCGCCCAAGGCATCGCGATCACCCAGCACCATGGAATCGAGGATCAGCTGCTCATCACTCTCCCCCTTGTAATTGGGGCTGGTCACGCCGGTCAGCGCGAACAGGCGGTTCACGGTGTCGCTGTAGATATCGTACTGCGTGTTCGTATCGCCGTTCGCCACCAGAAGCTGCGGATGCGTACCCACCAGATGGTAGCTTTCCATGAACGCCTCCATCGCAACCTTCCAGTTGCAGGGCAGTTCCTTTTCCACGTGCAGGGAAACGTAACGATCTTCCAGCGCCGCCGCCCGGGCGTGTTCCGGCAGGGGATCGAGCCATTCTTCCAGAGACGGGGCATCGGGGTCCATATTGATGAAAATGAAGCCGCCCCAGACACCCACCCGTGCTTCGGGCAAGGTGAACTTTGCCTTGTCGACATGCGGGAAATCCCACTGACACGGCAGGTCCTTCAACGTACCATCGAGATTCCATTTCCACGCATGGAACGGGCAGGTGAAATCCGTGCCCGACCCTTCCGAATTGCTCGGCTTGAGCTTGGTGCCGCGATGCAGGCAAGCATTGTAGAAGGCCTTGATACTACCGTCGTCGGTCCGGCTAATGATGAAGGAATAGCCCACCACTTCATAAACGTAGAAATCGCCCGGTTCCGGAATATGTTCTTCGCGGCATGCCCATTGCCAGGTGCGCGGCCACATCCGTTCCACTTCGGCGTGAAAGAATTCCGCGCTGGTGAAACGATCGAACGCGACGTCTTCCGTGCCTAGAAATCGGTAGGATTCGGAACGATAGGCTTCGGGCTGGCGCATGATATCGCCATCGGCGCGCAACACGTCCTGCACAGTGTCGCCCGGGCAACGCGCAACAGCCTGTTCCCGTATTGCGGTGGAATTGTTCATGCCGGTCTCCTGAAAGTCTGTCAGTCTGATTTGGGGAAGAAACGCCGCGCGGCGTTGAAAGAAAGCTGCGCGGCCGTTTCGGGATCGCGGGCGCGATGTTCGTCAGAAAGGATTTCGACACCCCAGGCCCCACGATAACCGGTCGCGGCCACCGCATCGAGAAACGCGGGCAAGGGAAGATCCCCTTCGCCGCACAGACGCCTTCGGCAAATGGTATCGTCCAGAATGGTGCCCACCTGCACAGCATCGGCATTGTCGATTTCGATATGCAGGATATGGGCAGCGTCCAGCGCGGCTATCTCGGCAAAGTCGATACCGCCGCGCACCATATGCCAGATGTCGAGCAGCAACCCGCCATTGCGGCGACCCGCCCCGGCGGCAATCGCCTTGCCCGTGGCGATATCCGCGATCGAACTGCCCGGAAACAGTTCGATACAGATACCGGTGCCGACCTTGGCGGCATCGTCGCACAATTGCGCGAAATCGGCGATGACACGATCCATCGGCCAGTCCTCGCCCGACAAGTCGCCCCCAACTTTGAGATGGACCGCGCCAAGATCACCCGCAGCCCCCAGCAGGAATGCGCGCGCCGCGTCGGACTGTGCCCGGCGATCGCCATCAGCGTACCAGTCCACGAGGACTTCCAGCTCGAGAAATTCAAGACCGTTTGCAGCAACGATATGCCTGATCTCCGCAGCGCCCAGCGACGCGATCAGATGTTCCGCATCCTGCACACCCAGGCCGATCCCACGATAGCCTGCCCGTGCAGCCGCTTCGGCGCGTCTTGCGAAAGGAACCGGGCTGACCGTGCTTTCATCGAAAGGCTGCACATTTCCGGCCAGCGTGAAATAGCTCGCGACGAGCAGCGGGTCCGCTGGCAGTACCATTACCGCACGCCGCGGCGCGCCGCGACGCAATCATGGCCCTGCATATCAACCATCAGAAACGCCTGCATGTTCTGCATCGTATCCTCTACCACTTGCCGCCCTCGATTCCCGGGCATATTTATTTTGCAACAATGGTTGGAAAAAACGCGCATAACAAGCTAGCACTTTGGTCTGGTGCCTGCCGACATGGTCTGTGATCAGGCACCGCGATCACCACGCGATGCCTCGGGGATCAAGCAACGGGGACAGGGCGGCAAGAACGGGGCGCAGACACATGCCGAAGATTGTCGATCACGCTGCGAGGCGGCTGGCCGTTGCGGAAATTGCGGCCCGGTTGATCGCCAGAGAAGGGCTCGAAGGAACAAAGGTTCGCGAGATTGCGCGCCTCGCGCAATGCAGCACATCGATCGTATCGCATTACTTTCACAGCAAGCATGACCTACTGCTGTTCGCCTATCGCGTGCGCATGGAACGCACGGTCGCTGGCGTGCTGCAGGCGACGGCTGACGGGGCCAGCCTGTTCGATTGCCTTGCCACCATTCTGCCGCTGGATGAGGAACGGGTGGAAAGCTGGCAGGTATGGCTATCCTTCTGGGGACTGGCCGTTTCCGACCCGGCATTCCTGCGTGAACAGCGCAATCGCAGCCGCGAAGCCGTAG
This genomic window from Caenibius tardaugens NBRC 16725 contains:
- a CDS encoding sugar phosphate isomerase/epimerase family protein gives rise to the protein MVLPADPLLVASYFTLAGNVQPFDESTVSPVPFARRAEAAARAGYRGIGLGVQDAEHLIASLGAAEIRHIVAANGLEFLELEVLVDWYADGDRRAQSDAARAFLLGAAGDLGAVHLKVGGDLSGEDWPMDRVIADFAQLCDDAAKVGTGICIELFPGSSIADIATGKAIAAGAGRRNGGLLLDIWHMVRGGIDFAEIAALDAAHILHIEIDNADAVQVGTILDDTICRRRLCGEGDLPLPAFLDAVAATGYRGAWGVEILSDEHRARDPETAAQLSFNAARRFFPKSD
- a CDS encoding aromatic ring-hydroxylating oxygenase subunit alpha, producing the protein MNNSTAIREQAVARCPGDTVQDVLRADGDIMRQPEAYRSESYRFLGTEDVAFDRFTSAEFFHAEVERMWPRTWQWACREEHIPEPGDFYVYEVVGYSFIISRTDDGSIKAFYNACLHRGTKLKPSNSEGSGTDFTCPFHAWKWNLDGTLKDLPCQWDFPHVDKAKFTLPEARVGVWGGFIFINMDPDAPSLEEWLDPLPEHARAAALEDRYVSLHVEKELPCNWKVAMEAFMESYHLVGTHPQLLVANGDTNTQYDIYSDTVNRLFALTGVTSPNYKGESDEQLILDSMVLGDRDALGGRLEVPEGDTARHVMARFFKDALRDNVAADVDGLSTSEVIDTLQYFVFPNGFFFLALSFPVMYRFRPLGRDPNKSVFDLLLLPSLPKGGERPFPAERHHLGVDESFTTVPGMDAALGHVFDQDTGNMQAQQEGFYASHKAGETLANYQEVRIRHMHQTLDRFLAMPPLRTAR
- a CDS encoding TetR/AcrR family transcriptional regulator gives rise to the protein MPKIVDHAARRLAVAEIAARLIAREGLEGTKVREIARLAQCSTSIVSHYFHSKHDLLLFAYRVRMERTVAGVLQATADGASLFDCLATILPLDEERVESWQVWLSFWGLAVSDPAFLREQRNRSREAVDLFHHTLIATHAMDDGPQAHLVAQALLASVSGMATQALYDPEFWPPDRQKDILAFELERMVTRSTGG